The following are from one region of the Lineus longissimus chromosome 19, tnLinLong1.2, whole genome shotgun sequence genome:
- the LOC135503173 gene encoding pumilio homolog 2-like isoform X9 — protein sequence MKVPSQLPGDMFLDGQIGPTAKKLWDIPDQEEAAHKQNEKGIFSGANPWMPRDDAWSAASESFDDPRAPRPQHWNKHKQHFHEHAISQPISVVQRRPGSFPSSEANNVLSPRSSEAGALGVNMVEYVLGGSPSGKEIDRLRMKQYVNVHGHGDDKNGKMPKDVKSQSPFEGGDQQVKEQEAINGANGMMQNGVDGYGFQTGSRQNSPTEEEKIQHMQMQEAQRYNMSMGQDDRMEQPQLIQPGLHLDAPQFEPVGIDTIPFDYNNQLMPSMDSPNFGGLDYNQQHQLLQRQQQQQQPIAVLTQQQYVAAQQQLGLAQQTNSLPYVMNSNQQEPYSVGIPLAGPTAVMPPYYGVQTPWGIYPANIIQQQGQQMSQQQLMRGQQGRPLTPSQSELGTPGGGVQQLQAQDFIPGATAGYQILAAPAYYDQNGQLVMGNARGIGTPVRLVSPAPLLVSSQGQQGASPNGIGNSLRLLAGHVAPNSPVAFSSNNSAYTPNSNMNYTPVSSSLLTPNNNTGFGQQQTGFGSSLGTLGGSTNTPGTIGSGASLSQRRDSLTDYKLSDYKMGDYKRQVPLTQYYNTLGGSTLGGAAGSPAGPMGLVQPAQSLTPPPSLSGSSSNLSLGGIGGGTRGYSAAPGAEAKYHRSGLANNQLFGTSIFNTRNLARSASLSKEVTVGRSRMLEDFRNNRIPNLQLKDLVNHVVEFSQDQHGSRFIQQKLERATPAEKVMVFNEILTAAYSLMTDVFGNYVIQKFFEFGSPDQKQTLAQRVRGHVLPLALQMYGCRVIQKALESIPADMQVEIVKELDGHVLKCVKDQNGNHVVQKCIECVDPKHLQFIIDAFNGQVRENVFTLSTHPYGCRVIQRILEHCTPDQTIPILDELHENTERLVQDQYGNYVIQHVLEHGRPDDKSRIVAILRGKVLHLSQHKFASNVVEKCVSHSSRAEKAMLIDEVCSMNEGPHSALYTMMKDQFANYVVQKMIDVAEPAQRKILMHKIRPHVATLRKYTYGKHILAKLEKFFMKNTDLGPIGMPPNGALQ from the exons ATTGGTCCAACTGCAAAGAAATTATGGGATATTCCAGACCAAGAAGAGGCTGCACACAAACAGAACGAGAAGGGGATATTCAGTGGGGCAAATCCATGGATGCCTCGTGATGACGCGTGGAGCGCCGCCAGTG AAAGTTTTGATGACCCTAGGGCCCCACGACCTCAACATTGGAACAAACACAAACAACATTTCCATG AACATGCCATCTCCCAACCGATTAGCGTTGTCCAGCGTCGGCCGGGGAGCTTCCCAAGCAGTGAGGCGAACAACGTGCTTTCTCCACGCTCGTCGGAAGCTGGTGCTTTAGGTGTAAATATGGTAGAATATGTGCTAGGAGGGTCGCCGTCTGGGAAGGAGATAGACAGGTTACGCATGAAGCAGTATGTCAAC GTGCATGGCCATGGGGACGACAAAAATGGCAAGATGCCGAAAGACGTCAAATCGCAGTCGCCGTTTGAAGGTGGCGATCAACAGGTGAAGGAACAGGAGGCCATTAATGGCGCCAACGGAATGATGCAGAATGGAGTTGATGG TTATGGATTCCAAACCGGCAGCCGTCAAAACTCCCCAACGGAGGAAGAGAAGATCCAACACATGCAGATGCAGGAAGCGCAGCGCTATAACATGTCGATGGGCCAAGACGACCGGATGGAGCAGCCTCAATTGATACAGCCTGGTCTCCATCTCGATGCGCCACAATTCGAACCTGTCGGCATCGATACCATCCCGTTTGACTACAACAACCAGTTGATGCCTTCGATGGATTCGCCAAATTTTGGTGGGCTGGATTATAATCAACAGCACCAG CTGCTGCAgcggcaacaacaacaacaacaaccgaTTGCTGTGTTGACTCAACAACAATACGTCGCGGCTCAACAACAACTAG GCTTGGCCCAACAAACCAATTCACTACCTTACGTTATGAACTCGAACCAGCAGGAGCCGTACTCCGTGGGGATACCTTTAGCAG GTCCGACAGCAGTGATGCCTCCTTACTACGGTGTTCAGACCCCCTGGGGCATCTACCCGGCAAACATCATTCAACAGCAGGGCCAGCAGATGTCCCAACAACAGCTGATGAGAGGACAGCAAGGACGACCGCTGACACCATCGCAGTCGGAGCTCGGGACACCTGGTGGTGGTGTGCAGCAACTACAGGCTCAAGATTTCATCCCCGGTGCAACTGCTGGCTACCAGATCCTAGCAGCGCCAGCGTACTATGACCAGAATGGTCAGCTCGTCATGGGCAATGCGCGGGGCATCGGTACCCCTGTGAGACTGGTGTCGCCTGCCCCCCTGTTGGTCAGTAGTCAGGGACAGCAAGGAG CGAGTCCAAATGGCATTGGTAACTCGCTGCGTTTACTGGCTGGTCACGTTGCACCAAACTCACCTGTAGCATTCTCCAGTAATAACTCTG CTTACACTCCCAACAGTAACATGAATTACACGCCCGTATCAAGCAGTCTGCTCACCCCTAACAACAACACGGGCTTCGGCCAGCAGCAGACTGGCTTTGGTAGCAGTCTCGGTACTCTAGGGGGCAGCACCAACACGCCAGGTACCATCGGATCCGGTGCAA GCCTGTCACAGCGGCGTGATTCCCTCACAGATTACAAGTTGTCCGATTACAAAATGGGCGATTACAAACGCCAGGTCCCCCTGACTCAATATTACAACACACTAGGGGGCAGCACGCTCGGTGGTGCGGCGGGATCGCCCGCAGGCCCAATGGGCCTGGTCCAACCTGCTCAGTCACTAACACCACCGCCATCCCTCAGCGGATCAAGTTCTAACCTAAGCCTAGGGG GCATAGGTGGCGGCACGCGTGGTTATTCTGCTGCACCTGGAGCCGAGGCCAAGTATCATCGCTCCGGCCTCGCTAACAACCAGTTGTTCGGAACTTCCATCTTCAATACAAGAAATTTGGCAAGAAG TGCCAGTCTATCAAAGGAAGTGACCGTTGGCCGCAGCCGCATGCTGGAAGATTTCCGAAACAACCGCATCCCGAACCTGCAGCTGAAAGATCTCGTGAATCATGTGGTAGAGTTCTCCCAGGATCAGCATGGCTCACGCTTCATCCAGCAGAAACTGGAGAGAGCTACCCCGGCAGAGAAAGTCATGGTGTTCAATGAGATTCTCACAG CTGCATACAGCTTAATGACAGATGTCTTTGGCAACTACGTCATCCAGAAATTCTTTGAGTTTGGTTCGCCCGACCAGAAGCAGACGCTTGCTCAACGAGTCCGCGGACATGTCCTGCCGTTGGCGTTACAGATGTACGGCTGTCGCGTAATCCAGAAGGCACTGGAGTCGATTCCCGCTGACATGCAGGTCGAGATCGTCAAAGAGTTGGACGGTCACGTCCTCAAGTGCGTCAAGGACCAGAACGGGAATCACGTCGTACAAAAGTGTATTGAATGCGTTGACCCGAAGCATCTTCAGTTTATCATCGACGCATTCAATGGGCAGGTAAGAGAGAAT GTGTTCACTTTGTCGACACATCCGTACGGCTGCCGCGTTATCCAGAGAATCCTCGAGCACTGCACACCAGACCAGACCATACCAATCCTGGATGAACTCCACGAGAATACAGAACGCCTCGTGCAAGACCAGTATGGAAACTACGTGATCCAACATGTATTGGAGCATGGTCGTCCGGATGATAAGAGTCGGATTGTGGCCATTCTGCGCGGGAAGGTACTGCACCTTAGCCAGCACAAGTTTGCCAG TAATGTTGTTGAGAAGTGTGTGTCGCACTCGTCCCGAGCTGAGAAAGCCATGCTGATTGATGAGGTCTGCTCCATGAATGAAGG TCCTCACAGTGCCTTGTACACCATGATGAAAGATCAATTTGCCAACTACGTCGTCCAGAAGATGATTGACGTCGCCGAGCCTGCGCAGCGAAAGATCCTCATGCACAAGATACGTCCACACGTCGCCACGTTGAGGAAGTACACGTACGGGAAGCACATCCTGGCCAAGCTGGAGAAGTTCTTCATGAAGAATACGGACCTTGGACCGATCGGGATGCCTCCTAATGGAGCACTGCAGTGA
- the LOC135503173 gene encoding pumilio homolog 2-like isoform X6 translates to MPTSMSEAAWDDSHVIMNGGRTMSVRHHTQGVRSQDDAMVGYFFQRPQNDPAPQYSKRWAVGDDSRIEQVRGISVVDLERDFQNMSTFERDPVAIGPTAKKLWDIPDQEEAAHKQNEKGIFSGANPWMPRDDAWSAASESFDDPRAPRPQHWNKHKQHFHEHAISQPISVVQRRPGSFPSSEANNVLSPRSSEAGALGVNMVEYVLGGSPSGKEIDRLRMKQYVNVHGHGDDKNGKMPKDVKSQSPFEGGDQQVKEQEAINGANGMMQNGVDGYGFQTGSRQNSPTEEEKIQHMQMQEAQRYNMSMGQDDRMEQPQLIQPGLHLDAPQFEPVGIDTIPFDYNNQLMPSMDSPNFGGLDYNQQHQLLQRQQQQQQPIAVLTQQQYVAAQQQLGPTAVMPPYYGVQTPWGIYPANIIQQQGQQMSQQQLMRGQQGRPLTPSQSELGTPGGGVQQLQAQDFIPGATAGYQILAAPAYYDQNGQLVMGNARGIGTPVRLVSPAPLLVSSQGQQGASPNGIGNSLRLLAGHVAPNSPVAFSSNNSAYTPNSNMNYTPVSSSLLTPNNNTGFGQQQTGFGSSLGTLGGSTNTPGTIGSGASLSQRRDSLTDYKLSDYKMGDYKRQVPLTQYYNTLGGSTLGGAAGSPAGPMGLVQPAQSLTPPPSLSGSSSNLSLGGIGGGTRGYSAAPGAEAKYHRSGLANNQLFGTSIFNTRNLARSASLSKEVTVGRSRMLEDFRNNRIPNLQLKDLVNHVVEFSQDQHGSRFIQQKLERATPAEKVMVFNEILTAAYSLMTDVFGNYVIQKFFEFGSPDQKQTLAQRVRGHVLPLALQMYGCRVIQKALESIPADMQVEIVKELDGHVLKCVKDQNGNHVVQKCIECVDPKHLQFIIDAFNGQVRENVFTLSTHPYGCRVIQRILEHCTPDQTIPILDELHENTERLVQDQYGNYVIQHVLEHGRPDDKSRIVAILRGKVLHLSQHKFASNVVEKCVSHSSRAEKAMLIDEVCSMNEGPHSALYTMMKDQFANYVVQKMIDVAEPAQRKILMHKIRPHVATLRKYTYGKHILAKLEKFFMKNTDLGPIGMPPNGALQ, encoded by the exons ATTGGTCCAACTGCAAAGAAATTATGGGATATTCCAGACCAAGAAGAGGCTGCACACAAACAGAACGAGAAGGGGATATTCAGTGGGGCAAATCCATGGATGCCTCGTGATGACGCGTGGAGCGCCGCCAGTG AAAGTTTTGATGACCCTAGGGCCCCACGACCTCAACATTGGAACAAACACAAACAACATTTCCATG AACATGCCATCTCCCAACCGATTAGCGTTGTCCAGCGTCGGCCGGGGAGCTTCCCAAGCAGTGAGGCGAACAACGTGCTTTCTCCACGCTCGTCGGAAGCTGGTGCTTTAGGTGTAAATATGGTAGAATATGTGCTAGGAGGGTCGCCGTCTGGGAAGGAGATAGACAGGTTACGCATGAAGCAGTATGTCAAC GTGCATGGCCATGGGGACGACAAAAATGGCAAGATGCCGAAAGACGTCAAATCGCAGTCGCCGTTTGAAGGTGGCGATCAACAGGTGAAGGAACAGGAGGCCATTAATGGCGCCAACGGAATGATGCAGAATGGAGTTGATGG TTATGGATTCCAAACCGGCAGCCGTCAAAACTCCCCAACGGAGGAAGAGAAGATCCAACACATGCAGATGCAGGAAGCGCAGCGCTATAACATGTCGATGGGCCAAGACGACCGGATGGAGCAGCCTCAATTGATACAGCCTGGTCTCCATCTCGATGCGCCACAATTCGAACCTGTCGGCATCGATACCATCCCGTTTGACTACAACAACCAGTTGATGCCTTCGATGGATTCGCCAAATTTTGGTGGGCTGGATTATAATCAACAGCACCAG CTGCTGCAgcggcaacaacaacaacaacaaccgaTTGCTGTGTTGACTCAACAACAATACGTCGCGGCTCAACAACAACTAG GTCCGACAGCAGTGATGCCTCCTTACTACGGTGTTCAGACCCCCTGGGGCATCTACCCGGCAAACATCATTCAACAGCAGGGCCAGCAGATGTCCCAACAACAGCTGATGAGAGGACAGCAAGGACGACCGCTGACACCATCGCAGTCGGAGCTCGGGACACCTGGTGGTGGTGTGCAGCAACTACAGGCTCAAGATTTCATCCCCGGTGCAACTGCTGGCTACCAGATCCTAGCAGCGCCAGCGTACTATGACCAGAATGGTCAGCTCGTCATGGGCAATGCGCGGGGCATCGGTACCCCTGTGAGACTGGTGTCGCCTGCCCCCCTGTTGGTCAGTAGTCAGGGACAGCAAGGAG CGAGTCCAAATGGCATTGGTAACTCGCTGCGTTTACTGGCTGGTCACGTTGCACCAAACTCACCTGTAGCATTCTCCAGTAATAACTCTG CTTACACTCCCAACAGTAACATGAATTACACGCCCGTATCAAGCAGTCTGCTCACCCCTAACAACAACACGGGCTTCGGCCAGCAGCAGACTGGCTTTGGTAGCAGTCTCGGTACTCTAGGGGGCAGCACCAACACGCCAGGTACCATCGGATCCGGTGCAA GCCTGTCACAGCGGCGTGATTCCCTCACAGATTACAAGTTGTCCGATTACAAAATGGGCGATTACAAACGCCAGGTCCCCCTGACTCAATATTACAACACACTAGGGGGCAGCACGCTCGGTGGTGCGGCGGGATCGCCCGCAGGCCCAATGGGCCTGGTCCAACCTGCTCAGTCACTAACACCACCGCCATCCCTCAGCGGATCAAGTTCTAACCTAAGCCTAGGGG GCATAGGTGGCGGCACGCGTGGTTATTCTGCTGCACCTGGAGCCGAGGCCAAGTATCATCGCTCCGGCCTCGCTAACAACCAGTTGTTCGGAACTTCCATCTTCAATACAAGAAATTTGGCAAGAAG TGCCAGTCTATCAAAGGAAGTGACCGTTGGCCGCAGCCGCATGCTGGAAGATTTCCGAAACAACCGCATCCCGAACCTGCAGCTGAAAGATCTCGTGAATCATGTGGTAGAGTTCTCCCAGGATCAGCATGGCTCACGCTTCATCCAGCAGAAACTGGAGAGAGCTACCCCGGCAGAGAAAGTCATGGTGTTCAATGAGATTCTCACAG CTGCATACAGCTTAATGACAGATGTCTTTGGCAACTACGTCATCCAGAAATTCTTTGAGTTTGGTTCGCCCGACCAGAAGCAGACGCTTGCTCAACGAGTCCGCGGACATGTCCTGCCGTTGGCGTTACAGATGTACGGCTGTCGCGTAATCCAGAAGGCACTGGAGTCGATTCCCGCTGACATGCAGGTCGAGATCGTCAAAGAGTTGGACGGTCACGTCCTCAAGTGCGTCAAGGACCAGAACGGGAATCACGTCGTACAAAAGTGTATTGAATGCGTTGACCCGAAGCATCTTCAGTTTATCATCGACGCATTCAATGGGCAGGTAAGAGAGAAT GTGTTCACTTTGTCGACACATCCGTACGGCTGCCGCGTTATCCAGAGAATCCTCGAGCACTGCACACCAGACCAGACCATACCAATCCTGGATGAACTCCACGAGAATACAGAACGCCTCGTGCAAGACCAGTATGGAAACTACGTGATCCAACATGTATTGGAGCATGGTCGTCCGGATGATAAGAGTCGGATTGTGGCCATTCTGCGCGGGAAGGTACTGCACCTTAGCCAGCACAAGTTTGCCAG TAATGTTGTTGAGAAGTGTGTGTCGCACTCGTCCCGAGCTGAGAAAGCCATGCTGATTGATGAGGTCTGCTCCATGAATGAAGG TCCTCACAGTGCCTTGTACACCATGATGAAAGATCAATTTGCCAACTACGTCGTCCAGAAGATGATTGACGTCGCCGAGCCTGCGCAGCGAAAGATCCTCATGCACAAGATACGTCCACACGTCGCCACGTTGAGGAAGTACACGTACGGGAAGCACATCCTGGCCAAGCTGGAGAAGTTCTTCATGAAGAATACGGACCTTGGACCGATCGGGATGCCTCCTAATGGAGCACTGCAGTGA
- the LOC135503173 gene encoding pumilio homolog 2-like isoform X2, with protein MPTSMSEAAWDDSHVIMNGGRTMSVRHHTQGVRSQDDAMVGYFFQRPQNDPAPQYSKRWAVGDDSRIEQVRGISVVDLERDFQNMSTFERDPVAIGPTAKKLWDIPDQEEAAHKQNEKGIFSGANPWMPRDDAWSAASESFDDPRAPRPQHWNKHKQHFHEHAISQPISVVQRRPGSFPSSEANNVLSPRSSEAGALGVNMVEYVLGGSPSGKEIDRLRMKQYVNVHGHGDDKNGKMPKDVKSQSPFEGGDQQVKEQEAINGANGMMQNGVDGYGFQTGSRQNSPTEEEKIQHMQMQEAQRYNMSMGQDDRMEQPQLIQPGLHLDAPQFEPVGIDTIPFDYNNQLMPSMDSPNFGGLDYNQQHQLLQRQQQQQQPIAVLTQQQYVAAQQQLGLAQQTNSLPYVMNSNQQEPYSVGIPLAGPTAVMPPYYGVQTPWGIYPANIIQQQGQQMSQQQLMRGQQGRPLTPSQSELGTPGGGVQQLQAQDFIPGATAGYQILAAPAYYDQNGQLVMGNARGIGTPVRLVSPAPLLVSSQGQQGASPNGIGNSLRLLAGHVAPNSPVAFSSNNSAYTPNSNMNYTPVSSSLLTPNNNTGFGQQQTGFGSSLGTLGGSTNTPGTIGSGASLSQRRDSLTDYKLSDYKMGDYKRQVPLTQYYNTLGGSTLGGAAGSPAGPMGLVQPAQSLTPPPSLSGSSSNLSLGGIGGGTRGYSAAPGAEAKYHRSGLANNQLFGTSIFNTRNLARSASLSKEVTVGRSRMLEDFRNNRIPNLQLKDLVNHVVEFSQDQHGSRFIQQKLERATPAEKVMVFNEILTAAYSLMTDVFGNYVIQKFFEFGSPDQKQTLAQRVRGHVLPLALQMYGCRVIQKALESIPADMQVEIVKELDGHVLKCVKDQNGNHVVQKCIECVDPKHLQFIIDAFNGQVRENVFTLSTHPYGCRVIQRILEHCTPDQTIPILDELHENTERLVQDQYGNYVIQHVLEHGRPDDKSRIVAILRGKVLHLSQHKFASNVVEKCVSHSSRAEKAMLIDEVCSMNEGALYTMMKDQFANYVVQKMIDVAEPAQRKILMHKIRPHVATLRKYTYGKHILAKLEKFFMKNTDLGPIGMPPNGALQ; from the exons ATTGGTCCAACTGCAAAGAAATTATGGGATATTCCAGACCAAGAAGAGGCTGCACACAAACAGAACGAGAAGGGGATATTCAGTGGGGCAAATCCATGGATGCCTCGTGATGACGCGTGGAGCGCCGCCAGTG AAAGTTTTGATGACCCTAGGGCCCCACGACCTCAACATTGGAACAAACACAAACAACATTTCCATG AACATGCCATCTCCCAACCGATTAGCGTTGTCCAGCGTCGGCCGGGGAGCTTCCCAAGCAGTGAGGCGAACAACGTGCTTTCTCCACGCTCGTCGGAAGCTGGTGCTTTAGGTGTAAATATGGTAGAATATGTGCTAGGAGGGTCGCCGTCTGGGAAGGAGATAGACAGGTTACGCATGAAGCAGTATGTCAAC GTGCATGGCCATGGGGACGACAAAAATGGCAAGATGCCGAAAGACGTCAAATCGCAGTCGCCGTTTGAAGGTGGCGATCAACAGGTGAAGGAACAGGAGGCCATTAATGGCGCCAACGGAATGATGCAGAATGGAGTTGATGG TTATGGATTCCAAACCGGCAGCCGTCAAAACTCCCCAACGGAGGAAGAGAAGATCCAACACATGCAGATGCAGGAAGCGCAGCGCTATAACATGTCGATGGGCCAAGACGACCGGATGGAGCAGCCTCAATTGATACAGCCTGGTCTCCATCTCGATGCGCCACAATTCGAACCTGTCGGCATCGATACCATCCCGTTTGACTACAACAACCAGTTGATGCCTTCGATGGATTCGCCAAATTTTGGTGGGCTGGATTATAATCAACAGCACCAG CTGCTGCAgcggcaacaacaacaacaacaaccgaTTGCTGTGTTGACTCAACAACAATACGTCGCGGCTCAACAACAACTAG GCTTGGCCCAACAAACCAATTCACTACCTTACGTTATGAACTCGAACCAGCAGGAGCCGTACTCCGTGGGGATACCTTTAGCAG GTCCGACAGCAGTGATGCCTCCTTACTACGGTGTTCAGACCCCCTGGGGCATCTACCCGGCAAACATCATTCAACAGCAGGGCCAGCAGATGTCCCAACAACAGCTGATGAGAGGACAGCAAGGACGACCGCTGACACCATCGCAGTCGGAGCTCGGGACACCTGGTGGTGGTGTGCAGCAACTACAGGCTCAAGATTTCATCCCCGGTGCAACTGCTGGCTACCAGATCCTAGCAGCGCCAGCGTACTATGACCAGAATGGTCAGCTCGTCATGGGCAATGCGCGGGGCATCGGTACCCCTGTGAGACTGGTGTCGCCTGCCCCCCTGTTGGTCAGTAGTCAGGGACAGCAAGGAG CGAGTCCAAATGGCATTGGTAACTCGCTGCGTTTACTGGCTGGTCACGTTGCACCAAACTCACCTGTAGCATTCTCCAGTAATAACTCTG CTTACACTCCCAACAGTAACATGAATTACACGCCCGTATCAAGCAGTCTGCTCACCCCTAACAACAACACGGGCTTCGGCCAGCAGCAGACTGGCTTTGGTAGCAGTCTCGGTACTCTAGGGGGCAGCACCAACACGCCAGGTACCATCGGATCCGGTGCAA GCCTGTCACAGCGGCGTGATTCCCTCACAGATTACAAGTTGTCCGATTACAAAATGGGCGATTACAAACGCCAGGTCCCCCTGACTCAATATTACAACACACTAGGGGGCAGCACGCTCGGTGGTGCGGCGGGATCGCCCGCAGGCCCAATGGGCCTGGTCCAACCTGCTCAGTCACTAACACCACCGCCATCCCTCAGCGGATCAAGTTCTAACCTAAGCCTAGGGG GCATAGGTGGCGGCACGCGTGGTTATTCTGCTGCACCTGGAGCCGAGGCCAAGTATCATCGCTCCGGCCTCGCTAACAACCAGTTGTTCGGAACTTCCATCTTCAATACAAGAAATTTGGCAAGAAG TGCCAGTCTATCAAAGGAAGTGACCGTTGGCCGCAGCCGCATGCTGGAAGATTTCCGAAACAACCGCATCCCGAACCTGCAGCTGAAAGATCTCGTGAATCATGTGGTAGAGTTCTCCCAGGATCAGCATGGCTCACGCTTCATCCAGCAGAAACTGGAGAGAGCTACCCCGGCAGAGAAAGTCATGGTGTTCAATGAGATTCTCACAG CTGCATACAGCTTAATGACAGATGTCTTTGGCAACTACGTCATCCAGAAATTCTTTGAGTTTGGTTCGCCCGACCAGAAGCAGACGCTTGCTCAACGAGTCCGCGGACATGTCCTGCCGTTGGCGTTACAGATGTACGGCTGTCGCGTAATCCAGAAGGCACTGGAGTCGATTCCCGCTGACATGCAGGTCGAGATCGTCAAAGAGTTGGACGGTCACGTCCTCAAGTGCGTCAAGGACCAGAACGGGAATCACGTCGTACAAAAGTGTATTGAATGCGTTGACCCGAAGCATCTTCAGTTTATCATCGACGCATTCAATGGGCAGGTAAGAGAGAAT GTGTTCACTTTGTCGACACATCCGTACGGCTGCCGCGTTATCCAGAGAATCCTCGAGCACTGCACACCAGACCAGACCATACCAATCCTGGATGAACTCCACGAGAATACAGAACGCCTCGTGCAAGACCAGTATGGAAACTACGTGATCCAACATGTATTGGAGCATGGTCGTCCGGATGATAAGAGTCGGATTGTGGCCATTCTGCGCGGGAAGGTACTGCACCTTAGCCAGCACAAGTTTGCCAG TAATGTTGTTGAGAAGTGTGTGTCGCACTCGTCCCGAGCTGAGAAAGCCATGCTGATTGATGAGGTCTGCTCCATGAATGAAGG TGCCTTGTACACCATGATGAAAGATCAATTTGCCAACTACGTCGTCCAGAAGATGATTGACGTCGCCGAGCCTGCGCAGCGAAAGATCCTCATGCACAAGATACGTCCACACGTCGCCACGTTGAGGAAGTACACGTACGGGAAGCACATCCTGGCCAAGCTGGAGAAGTTCTTCATGAAGAATACGGACCTTGGACCGATCGGGATGCCTCCTAATGGAGCACTGCAGTGA